Part of the Bicyclus anynana chromosome 3, ilBicAnyn1.1, whole genome shotgun sequence genome is shown below.
CTCACtggtttatttaatttcaatttacaatagttatgtacaattaaaataacatgTTTTATGTACACAATATCTACACAACAATTAGCTAAACATCATTTCGTTTACCAATAACCAAGACGAGCGGTGGGGTAGGCGGAGTAACCGGAATAGGCGGGGTACACAGAAGAATAACCGGAGTATCCGGGGTATACATTGGAGTACACTGAGGGCACGTCGCTGTACACCGAGGGGGCGACGTATGAGCGAGAGTACACAGCGGGGGCAGATACGACGGGGGCCACTGGGGACACGACGGTGCGGGACGCAACAACGGGGGCCACAACCTTGGCGACCAGCGGGTCTTTGCGCACTACAGCGTTGAATCCATTGACGTCATCAGCGGTGTAGTCGACTATACGCTTGGTGCCATCGGGGTCGACCAAGGAGTACTGTCCCCTGACTACTCCTCCTACACGGGTTTCAGATTGACTCTTGTAGTCACCAGTGAGAGGGTCAGCCACGTCGTATGAGAAGCTGGTTGCTTCGTCGTCTACCTTTACGACTGGCACCACTGAACTGTGAGCCACGGCCACCAGGGCAAGAACTACGacgaactgaaaaaaaaaaccgttttttAAGAAAAGCTGATAAACACGCCTTTAAAAGGTCtgataaagaaaagaaaaatatctacACTGTATATTATCCTGTGAAAAAGTGTGATAATAGACATAATACCCTATTCGTTTGTTTTTTTGGTCTTTTTGAGTTTCTACCACATCATCAATATTCTAACTTCGGCGAgagatgctgatgatgatgatgctgcaAATTTATAATAAGAAAGAAATGCTGATTATTTCATAACCTAGCCCGGACTTGAACCCACGACCTCGTGTTCAGGCATTGGATCATCAAGGCAGTacagaaattttatttaattaagataaaatattttaccttGGCTGCCATTGCTTCTAATGTCAGAGGATCCTGTAGAATGATATCAATGAATTAGACGAGGAGCTTTTATACGATTCACACATCCGATGGCCTGCTCTAAATAGCACTTGTTAATATCTAAAATATGTGTAATTACTTTATTAGCCATTTATTATAGACCTGATTGGGTGAACAAGGttacttatttaaatactaatataatatcatCAAAAATGTCCAAAAGGTTTCAGGAAGGTAATTTGCTGTTGCTATAGTATTGCTTTACTCATCTACatcgtatatacatataaataaaattaaagtgtctatctgtgatttcaaaataattatttgttcatttaagaacaaatacttatttacataaacacaaacgaacttttaaatattttctggcTGTCTGTTTGCCAAGGCTCTGGAACGCCTGAACAAATTTTAAAGAGACTTTCAATGGAAGAGAGGAAATTATTCAGCTAACGAGGACAGATAACTAACAGAGGAGTAACCCACTATCCACTGTTTTGATAAATCTCAAAGGGATTATTAGGCCGAACTTTCGATGACATTGCTGGAGTTTAGCCGTTATTGGCCTTTACGGTCTTTTATTCAGCATAAAAACGCATGTTTCGACACTCAAGGGAATCAAAAGTAATAAGGTAGTTGACAATGAACTAAGTCTAATAACATCGTTATAGACCACAATTCGGTACAAGAAAATGTCTaactatacatttataattaaatacgaAAAAACATCAGGTGGTTAGAATTtctgaactatttataattatcatgCTGCTGAAGTGAAGTCACCCACCGAGGGTTGTGTACGTATACAACCTTCAAATTCAGTAAGTATTGTGTACGTACACAACCTTCAAATTCAGTAAGTATTGTGTACGTACACAACCCTCAAATTCAGTAAGTATTGTGTACGTACACAACCCTCAAATTCAGTAAGTATTGTGTACGTACACAACCCTCAAATTCAGTAAGTATTGTGTACGTACACAACCTTCAAATTCCGTAAGTATTGTGTACGTACATAACCCTCGGTGGGTGACTTCAGCTCGCACTTCTCGCGATAGTTCAAATTTCAAAACTTTAtacttaactagcggacgcccgcgacttcgtccgcgtgaaactcgatgtaaactttcaactacccctaccctacccctactcctactcctaccctacccctaccctacccctaccttacccctaccctaccctacctctaccccacccctatcctacccctaccctacccctaatcacGGACGATTCGAATAAcaattaggggtataaaaaatagatgttggcctattctcataaataccggataagcacaaaaaatttcatcaaaatcggccATTTCgaaggagtatggcaacgaaaactgtgacacgagaattttatatattagatatactctaatatatattatgtactttctGTGAAGTACGCTGTTTATCATCAACGAATCCAGTGCACATGTGCATCCTTAGAATCGTTTATAAATAAGGGCCACGCAAATATTTGTGTCAGGTCAAGTGATCAATGAAACTTCGGCTCATTTTTTCGGACTACGACGTACTgaccttttctttcttctaaattttattttattctattcttaaaaaagaataaagaaaacctcacatttcagcttggtgggtctaaactccatatcacCTAGCTAGTAGGCCTTAAtacgctgataatgattatgatgaagtattttaattaatttaaaaaattgtttatatgtaCTTGGTAAGAACTGGTTGCGTGTAACTCGCACTTAAGATCGTTATGTTGAGATAATATCAGCAGGTTGTACCACTATTTATTGGTATGTAATTAACGCAGGCAATGAATCTTGTACTTTTTGTCGTGCGCGATAAATGAGTGTACTCGAGTGTTCATTCATTCGTCGATATAATCTTGTCGCTgggtaaattgtattttatatagtaaaactAGGAGACGatcgcgactttgtctgcctgGGAAAGTCGTTTATCACGTATTGTGTCTTATTTTCTTACACAAAGTGGTCTGGGAAGACCTTATAGGTCAGATTTTCCTGAGTTTTACAATACGAGTATGTTCAAAACACGAGTAAGTAGGCTTTAACGCAAGTAATTTTCATCAATAACCACATTCTGTGTTattgatgtgtttttttttcgttttgagtaagtgccgatgtgGGACaggaccactacggcgacaccggggggtttgggcgagcacagaaacatcgcctgatgagacccgaaggctgaaataaagaaagaggacggaacgactctctaagggcgtctcctatgaggcTCGAACCTCGGCTTAGGGGCCATTCGGGAGGTATTAGATGTGGCCGATGGAAAGcaccttaccatcaggttaatataataaattatattttaactttaataaacatacaaacgTTCTTGGATTCTATTTTTTCCTTTTAGTATCACTTCcatatagtaattttttttacaaaaaaaatacctttttattgaTTCTCTATGTCACAATATGAAATCAACTAATAGTAGTTTTGGCTGAGCGTTGACAAGTCAGTCAGTTagttttatcattttattatatagatgAAGAATTGGAAAACTTAGCTTCAGCTTGATTAATGCTAATCAATGGAGTGATAAAGTAATTGCCAATCACATTCTCCTTTAGTTGTTCCGAAGATCATTACCATCAGATCCATTATCTCTTTTACCTAATTCCACTTTAAGTGTTGTCGCAAATGTtggataattaaataaaataaaatattattaaataagtatatatatttaaataaataagttattattattttttttgagtcTTAGTATTTTAAGCTCTtggtttcaaatattttattgtgtgTATGTGTCTCTTGACAGAGGACTATCTTGTTATGGGACCCTGGTCACTTGCCTTAAGTTCCCATTTTGAAAAAGGGACCTGAcacttgtttgttttttaattcaatattccAGACTCTGAATGCTCGGGCTggaattgaatgaatgaatgaatgaatgatattttattcatgaaaatgtaggtttaacatgatggtacatattatacaattgagcctttatacattttaccataactggtgtatgaattatcttaaataattaaatacatttgaatgaagaaaaaaaaagaatctaaattaatacaatgtcacaattagaaaataataagttagaaaatgtccatgtccataaaataatcttgtatgtcataataacttttttttaataataatttataaatttta
Proteins encoded:
- the LOC128198032 gene encoding larval cuticle protein A2B-like, which gives rise to MAAKFVVVLALVAVAHSSVVPVVKVDDEATSFSYDVADPLTGDYKSQSETRVGGVVRGQYSLVDPDGTKRIVDYTADDVNGFNAVVRKDPLVAKVVAPVVASRTVVSPVAPVVSAPAVYSRSYVAPSVYSDVPSVYSNVYPGYSGYSSVYPAYSGYSAYPTARLGYW